GCACTCGCTCCGCTAAGACCCCGCGCCGGCCCGACGCCTACACTCGTTGCGCCGCGTACGGGCCCCGAGAAGGACGAAGTGAAGGCTCGTCCAAAAACGAGATTATGAAATGTTTTTGGACTCGAAGGTAGGTTGTCTACACGGATTCTGGAATAGTTGCAAACAAACTACCTTCGAGCAAGTGAGCAACAATTACCTTGCTCATTTGCGAGCCTTCTTTTCGTTCCCCACGCTCTCCGGTGCCCAGCGAGTGAGAGAGCGAGGGTGTTCCGAGCGCGCCATGAGCCCGTGGCGATTTGCGCGCTCGCCGAGCGACGAACGAGCGAGCTTTGGGCACAAAGGGAGCGCGCCTTTCTTCTCCCCCATCTTCTTTTGGCGCTAAAAGAAGATGGGGTCCGGGCGCGGGGCGGATAGCCCCGCAACCATAGAATTACATTAAGGTTTTTATTATTTGGTTGGCGAGTAGCCCTATACACTACTAATAGATTGAGAACAGTAAAAAAATCATATACAATCGCTTTAAAATTACAACATTGTCATGGTAGTTTTTTGTAATTGTTGGCAATATCTTCGCCCTAACAACTTACAAAATTTTATTAGGATGTAAAATGCATATTGTAAAAAAAATATTAGATGAGGTAGGGAGAAAATTAAAAAGCAAATATAGTGTTTACGTCAATCCCGATGAATTGAAACAATTACAAGAACCTCTTGAATTTGAAGAAGGCAAGCTATGCAGGGGAAAATTTGAAAAACGCCAAGAGACATCAATAGATATCATAGAAAAAATATTAGATATCCATGGGAAGGGAGATATTGTTAAATTTTTAGGAAAACTTGCAAAGATTGAGCCTAAAATCCAAGATTTGCAACCATGGGTCAGAGACCACGTCGTTCATGCAATCAACACATTTCTTTTGGGCGTCTATTTTTTAGAAACTGTAGATTTCCCCACACCTGAACAATCACGCTTTGACTATCCATTCATGTGGAAGCTATGTGGGCCAACGCATGATTTAGGGTATCCAGTGGAAATTGCCAAAAACATAGATGTCCAATTTACAAACGAATTAAACGACATAATTAGGAAATCGGGTGCTCCTTCTCCGCAAGTCACATCAGACTTGTTGCCAACTAATCTCAACATGTTGTGTGGAGGCAGAGACTCAAATGCGCTTATACAACAGAGATTAAGAGAATGGGGGCTAGATATAGATATTGATGATTACTATAATTGGCTAAATAATCAAAATAAAACCGATCATGGTGTTATAAGCGCTTTGGCTCAATTAAAAGTTGTAGATGCCATTTATTGTGCTAATAATCCAAATAGAAAAACTGAAGATGTTGTATCTAATGATTTTAATTATAATCAAACCAATTTTGATTTAGACATCGTATCGGCATCTTCTGCTCTGTTTATACATAACATTGAGAGCTCATATGCTGGGTTTAAACAAAAAATATCTTTTGAATTAGCGCCGTTGGCCTTTCTTCTGTTTTTATGCGATACTTTGCAAGAATGGGATCGGTACGCCGAAAACAGGCCTGTATATTCTGGAGAAGACTTCAACTTAGCTTGCACCAGTAATTCAATCTCTATGTATATTCCTAAAGATATTGAGAAAAAAGTTTCTTCGATGTTGTCAAATAGGCTTGAAGGACTAACTATTTATATCAATGGGAATGTGGTAGTTAAGTAATAGGTTTTGACAATCAGAGGTAATCGCCTTACCCCTCTTCCCCCAGATACGCCTTTATGACCGCCGGGTTTTCTTTTATCTCCGCCGGGGGTGCCTTCGGCGATTTTCCGGCCGTAGTCGAGTACGTGGATGCGGTCGGAGATTGCACGACGCAGGTCGTGATTTTGCCCGCCCTGTTGGCTCCCTAGGAGGGTGATTATCTCCCCCTCGCCGACGCGGAGCGAGACGCCTTTGAGCGCCTCTATATTGCCGTAAAAAGTGTGAATCGACTCTATTTCGAGCATCTTTACCCGCTGTTTTAAAACATCGTGAAGAGGCGATACTAAAACTCCACGGTGAGAGCGTCAACCCTCAGAGCCCGGAAAGGGACTTTAACTGAGAAAAATGATAAAATCGCATTGCCAAAGGGAGTTTTCTCTCATAAAATAAAAACGTGCGGTATGTTTGATTCATTACCCTTACAGACGGCGTCTAACATGAGCGACTTCAAGAATCTGCAAGGCGAAGAGAAACCCTCACAGGTTTTTTCCCCTCCGAAAGGTTACGAGCCCTTCGAGAGCGTGAACTATTGCGGCCTGCGCGCCGTGAACGTCCGCTATTTCGTTGAGGCCGAGGGGTTTCCGCCCCTCCTCGTCGGAAAGGGAAGAACGCCGCAGGTATGGCTCGCCAAACTGACCGAAGACCCGCACGAGCCCTGGCAGTGGGCCGTCTCCGGCAACATCGCGGAAGACCCGGCTTTCAAGGTCAGGACCGACGACGTAAAAAGATCCGTCTCCGTCAAGAGAAGGGGCATACCCATCCTCACCGCCAGAGTCGGCCCCTTCAACGTCCTCACCGTCGATTACATCGATCTGCGGCCGATAGGCATCTACATCCACGGGGAAAACGGCGCGCTTTTCGCCTGCGACAACAAGATGTCGAATTGTGCGTATATGAACGTTCAGAACGTTTTCGACATCGGACCGCCACCTAAGAACTGACCACCCGGCTTCCTATTTCCGACGGCTTCGGCTTTTGCCGCAGAGCATCGTCGCTTCTCGGTCGCGCTCCTCGCCGTATAAACGATACTGTCTTCGTCGCGCTCGCTACGGGCTCCTTGCCTCGCGCCAAAATCCTGTGCCGTAGAGAAAACAAAGAACACGTCATTCCCGCGCAGGCGTGAATCCAGCGTCTTTTACGGTCTCGTAGGATGTGTTAGAGCAGCGTAACGCATCGATTGAAAGAGCCGTGGTCGGATTGAACAACGTGAAATCCGACAATTCACCCAGCCCCGCATCTTGCGGGGCTTTTTTGTTTTGGCGAAACGGAAGTTTTTTCATGCTCTGAATTGACCTTAAGGGAAACGATGGCATCCTTTTAAGCGTTGACGAAAATTTGCCGGTGAGATTGCGAAAGGGGTAAAAAATGAAAAAATTTTTCAGCAGCGTCGTCTTTTTGCTGTGCGTTTTCCTGCTGTTTCCGGCTTTGGCGAGCGCCCAGTCCACCCTCGACAAGATAAAGGCCAAGGGAGTCATCGTCGCGGGGGTTCTGAACGATTCTCCTCCCTTCAGCTTTATTGACATCAACGGCGCGATAATCGGTCTCGACCCCTCCTACCTCACGGCGGTCGCGGCCAGGCTCGGAGTCTCCCTTCAGCTCGTGGCGGTAAATCCTTCGGACCGCCTCAAGGCGCTTCTCGAAGGCCAGGTCGACATCCTCGCCGGAAACCTCACCCGCGACCCGGTTCGCGGCCTCGCGATGGATTTTTCGAAGACCTACCTGATCACGGGGCAGGGGTTTCTGGGCAGAAAAGGCGAGGTGAAGGAATTAAAGGATATTTTCGGCAAGAAACTCGGCGTCGTGGTGGGAACTCCCTCGGAAACCTGCGCCAGAAACGTCTGCGTCAACGTGGACATAGTGCCCTTCGACAACTACGGTCAGGCGCTGGCGGCGCTGGTAAACAGGGAGATCGTTGCGATAAGCACCGATCAGGCGATACTGGCCGATCTGATGCAGGCCCTGCCCTCGGACGAATTCGAGATTTCCGACCTCCTGATATCCGAGCAGCATTACGTTTTCGGCGCGAGAAAGGGCGATACCGCCTTTCTTGACAGGATAAATTCGATTATCGACGAGCTGGACAAGAGCGGCGAGGCGGATTCAATCTGGAACAAGTGGTTCACGCAAATAGGCGACCGCCCTCCGGCCGCCTACGGGTCGATAGTCAGAAAGGCCGCCAAACCCCCGCGCTATCTCGCCGTCGGCCTCAGCGGCTCTTTCATTCCCAAAGCTGTCGTCGCCGTCTACAACCTCGACGGTGATTTCATCGGCAACGGACAGGTCTCGTCGGTAATCGGCGACCAAGTCTATCTCGACGTCGATACGCCGATATACCAGCTTGTCATGCCGGGTTTTCTGGTAACCCAGAATGTCTCCACCGAGGTCGCCAAGAAGCTCACCTCCCACAAGGAGGGGGCGCTGCAGGCGGTAAAGGAACAGTCCGAGAAGGACGCGGCGGAGATTCAGGCCCGTATCGAAAAGGAAGGCGACGAGAAGATTAAAAGGGATCAGGAGATGTCGATGGAGAGAGAACGGAACAGGATGCAGATAGAGCGCGAGAGAAGGCTGTACTTCATGCAGCTTCGGCTGCTTCGCAACATTCCGTCCTCCCGTTTCGGCGGTTCCGGCGAACTCCGTATTTTCAGGGGCGTTGAAGAGTAAAAAAAGCAGCTTCTCTCACGAAGAACTTGAAAGGGTGCGTCTCGGGCGCGCCCTTTCAGGCTGTTGACAAAGTCATTTGTGGCGAAAAGAGAAGTTTTCCGCACAAAAAACAGAACAATAAGGGAGCAACAGGTCAACAGACTGAGATTGCGGCAAACACAGTATTTTCTTCGAGAACAAGGAAGGCGAGGAAAATGACCGGAGGAATACTCCTTTGTATTTTGAGGATCGTTTTTTGAGCCTGACGAAGTAAATCGGAGAAAAGACGAAGTTTGTCAGCAATCTGAAAGGGTGCGTCTCGGGCGCGCCCTTTTCCGTTTAAATGCGGTAATTCGATGCCGCCGGTTCAATACCCGTATTTTCGCGCTTCCGCATAGTACCTTTCGGCTTCGGCGGGCCGTCCGCGCGAGGCCAGCTCGTCTCCGGCGAACCTAAGGGCTCCGGCAAGGCCGTTCGGGTAACGCGACAGGGCCGAGAGCACCTCCGGGTTGCCGGGCCAGCGGCGGTAGTTTTCAATCCATTTCAGCGTGGCGCCAAGCCCGTCGCCCTTGGCGGACATGGCCTTCGCCGCGTAGATGGAAGCACCCTCGTCACCGGGAGAATCGGCAAGAACCAGATTCGCCACCCGAAGCGCGTTGTCGTAATCCCGCGAGTTCAGGTAGGCCGCTATAAGGCGTCCGGCGAGATCGGGGTAAAGAGGGTCGATTTCGAAGGCACGATTATAGTAGAGGGCTGCTTCCCGGGGGAGCCCCACGGATTGTTTAGCCTGGCCGATTCCGTTCTTCGCCATGGCGCTTTTGCCGCCGGAGTCTTTATCTACCTGGGTGAAGAGAGTGAGGGAGTCTTTCCAGTATCCCGCCCAAACGAAAGAAGACCAGAAAAGCGGTGCGGCTACCACAAGGGCAGTCAAAGCCCTGACGGTTTTGTGAACGTTCAGGCGCGCGGCGAGCCTGTCCGCCCCCCAGACGAAGGCTACGGCTACTCCCATATGAGGAATGTAACTGAAGCGGTCGGAGAAAAGCTGAAGGCCGGCGGGCAGTATCCCGCTGTTTGGGAGAAGGGCGGCGAGATACCAGAACCAGCCGAAGGCGAATTCGGGAACCTTTTCAGCATATTTTACGGCTAAAAAGGAGGTTGCGGCTATAAAGAGATACCCCGCTGCCGCCAGAGCTGTCGCCAGAGGATCGAGAGGCATGGAAGCCTGCATGAAGAGGCCCGAGGGCCAGAAAGTCCGCCAGAGATAGAAAAGATACGCCCTGGGCAGGTTGGCCGCGCCGAAAAGCAGCCGATTCACCCCGCCCCGCGACTCGGGCATGGCCCCCTGTTGGGTGTAGAGGGTAAGGAGAGCGAAAACGATGGAGAGCGCGATAAAGGGCCATTTCTCGATAGCGAGTTTGAGAATCGCCTTCCTGCTTTCGCGCCACTTTCCTTCAGGAAAGCGTTTCAGGGGCCAGAAGTCAATGATGAGGAGCACGGGCGGGAGGATTATCAGCACCGGCTTCGCCATGCAGCCCAAAAGAGCCAGCCCGAAAGCCGCCGCCAGCCACACCTTCCGCTCTGTCTTGGTGTAGCGGACCCAGGAAAGAAGGGTGAGGAGGAAGAAGAAGACAGCCAGCACGTCCTTCCTCTCCGTTATCCAGGCCACGGACTCCGTTCTCAGCGGATGAACGGTAAATAAAAGGGCTGCGAAAAAACTTTTGGCGGCTGAACCCGTAGAGTACCGGAGAAAGAGAAAAAAAAGACCGGCGTTCAGGGCCGCGAAAATGACGTTGGTCCGGTGAAAACCCCCGGGGATCGCGTCCCAAAGGCTTACGTCGGCCATGTAGGATATCCAGGTAACGGGTATCCAGAAACTGTCGTAGACCGTGGTGAAGGCGCTCCAGACTGCGGAGGCGGAGAGCCCGCCGTTTACCAGCGGGTTTTTGGTGGTGTAGTGGGCGTCGTCGAGATTAATCAGAGCGAAGTCGAAGGTTTTCCAGTAAATCGCAAAGGTCAGCGCAGCGAGAAAAACAAAGGCAAGCGCCGCCCAGTCCCATTCCGGCAGGCTGCCCTTGGCGGTCGGCGAGGTGGCTTCGTTTTCCCGGCATCCGGCCTTTCTTTCACAACTGACTTTTTTTGGTCGCATGGCTTCCTGCCGGCTTAAGCGCATCAGTGAAAAAACGGTCAGCGGCTTTCTTCGACGGGCGCTTTCGCCTTCTCTCCTACTCCGCCCTCTATCTTCACGGTATAGGTGGGATAGGCGAAGTCGAGGTCCATCGAGTCGAAGATGCGCTGTATCTCCCCAAGAACCTTGCTCCCGTACTGTGCGGAGGCGGGCCAGTCGGGCAACTTCACCTGAAACCAGACCCGAACGACCTTGGACTGCTTGTCCAGCCTGTCGAGATAGACGTAAGTCTGGCCGGGGATGACCTCGGGCTTTGCCAGAAGGTGCTCCTTTAACCTGGAGATGAGCTCTTCTATCTTATCGGCTTTTACCGCGTAGGGGAGGTCGAGATCCCACTTGTAGACGAATCTCGTTCGCCCGAAGTTGTTTTTCACCGCCTTGGTTATGAATTCGGCATTGGGGATCGTCACGATGGCGAGGTCGCTGGAAAGCTCCATCGAGGTGCGGAAGACGCCTATCTTTGTGACAGTTCCGGACCACTTTTCAAACTCTATGGCCTGCCCCTCGTCAAAGATTCCCGTGGAGTAGATGTACATTCTGCCTACGATGTTGGCGAGGGGGTCCTTTACGGCGAGGGCAAGGGCGATGCCGCCGATGCCGAGAGAGGCCCAGATCGCCTTCAGGTCCACGCCGAGGTTTGAAAGGGTGGTGAGGAGGGCCAGAAGGATGATGACCATCCCCGCGACCTCGCTGACCTGACGCTTTATCCGCGCCACCTGCCGGACAGTAGCGGCTATCTCGGCCTCGTCGGCTCCCTCCGCCGTTTTCTTTTTTACGTACTCTTCGGCCATCAGGTCGGCCCCGCCCCTGATCAGGCGGTAAGCCGCGACGAAGAAGGTGAAAACGACGCCCGCCGTCAGCGCCCGGTTGGTCCACAGGATAGCTTTCGGCGAAAGGACGAGTCCCTCCCTCGCGAGCGTCATGCCGCCGACGACGACCAGCCATACGGCGGGGCCTTTGACAGCGTCGATTATTACGTCGTCCCACTTCGATTCGGTCTTCTCGACCCATTTGGCAACGTGCTTGAGGATTATCAGGCGGGCGATGCGCGCCGCCGCCCAGGCCCCCGCCACGAACCCGAGGAAGATGGCGTAGGCCGATACGGGATTGCCGTAAAATTCGCTTTGCATGAAATCCATAAATCCGCCTCCAAACTATAAATTCCCTGGAGGAGAGATTAATCACCGGGAGCGCCGTTGGCAAGCTATTTGGGTAACCGCCGAAGACCGGAAAAATGGTCGTTGACCGTTTAAAACAACTGATTTAATCTATCGATTAAAACACTCTGAAGGGAGAGCCATATTGGAAGACGCCGTAGACTACGCCGGGCGGGACTGGAATCACGAGTCCACCCGCGACCGCATATTTTCAACCGCAAAGAGACTTTTCTCGAAAAACGGTTTTACCGGAACCTCCATACGCGACATAACCGAGGAGGCCGGGGTAAACGTCGCGGCGGTCAATTACCACTTCGGCGGCAAGGAGAACCTCTACCTTGAGATACTCGCCGAAAGGACTAAATACTGGCAGGGCGCAAGAATGGAAGCCATTTCCAGGGCGGTTGAGGGGACGGACAACCCCAAAGCCGCTCTTGAAGCCGGTATACGCGCCTTTGTCCGCTTCAACCTCGCTTCGATCGTCTCCAGCGAGGACTGCGCCGAGGACTGTGCCCTCTTTTTCCGGGAGATATCGTCTCCCGGCCTCGGTTTTGAAATCATAATGAGAGAGCTCATAGCGCCCACCCGGAAGGCGATTCACGACCTCCTCGCCGGAGTGATTCCGGGCATAACGCAGGAATCCTCCTTCCTCGTCCTTTCTTCGATGATCGGGCAGATGACCCATTTCGTGCGCTCCCGCCGGGTCGTGACAAAGGCTCTGGGGCGCGAGTACGACGCCGAACTGATCGACAAAATCTGTGAACACATCGTCGCCTTCTCGATGGGCGGACTTCGCGCATACGGGGTTGAATGAAAATGAAAAGGATATTACCTGGATTTTTGGCGGCGCTCGTGTCCGTGACTCTGCTGGGCTGCGTAGCCGGACCCGAGAGGGCGAGGGACGTTTCCCCCTCGGCCTCCCAGCCGTGGACCCCTCCCGCAAGGGAGGCGGAAGCAAAGGGAGTAAAGCCAGCCTACGAGATACCCTCCGAACTCGCCCAAAAGAAGTGGGGGCTAAAAGAGGTTCTGGAGGTCTCTCTGGCGAACAACCCCGCCACCCGCGCGGCCTGGCACGACGCAAAAGCAGCCGCAGCCAGGGAAGGCATCGCAAGTTCAGCCGAATTGCCGAAGGTGACCGCCTCGGCGGGACTCAATTACAAGGAGACGAACGACACCGGCAAGGATTTCGTCTCGAAGCAGACCTCGCTCGCCCCTGCGCTCACGCTTTCCTGGCTCCTTCTGGATTTCGGTTCCCGCGATGCCTCCGAAGAGAGCGCCAGAAGCGCCCTTCTGGCCGCCAACTGGACGCAGAACAAGGTGATTCAGGACACGGTTCTCCAGACCTCCAGGGCCTACTACCTCTACCTTTCCACGAAGGCGCTCCTTTCGGCCAGGCAAAAGAACCTCGAGAGGGCCGAGACGATACTTAAGGCCGCCGAGGCCCGCCACGAAGCCGGAGTCGCCACGAAGGCCGACGTCCTTTCGGCGCGCACCGCGGTCTCCCAGGCGAAGCTCGCTCTCCAGACGGTGGAGGGGCAGATAGCCACCACGCGGGGCGGCCTCGCCTCGGCGATGGGGCTTCCGGCGAACCTCCCCTTCGACATCGAGGAGCTTCCGGGGAACGTTCCCTTTGAAAGCGTCGCCGGAAACGTAGATTCCCTCATCGAGGAGGCGCTCGACCGAAGGCCCGATCTCTTCGCGGCGAGGGAACAGGCGAAGGCCGCCTCGGCGCAGGTCGCCAAGGCGAGAGGGGATGGGCTTCCCACCCTTTCCCTGAACGCCTCCACCGGCGTCACCTGGTACGACGTGAACGAGAGCAAGAAAAACACGGCCGTGGACAGGCGCGAGGATTCCTACTCCGTCGGCCTTCTCCTTCAATACCCCCTTTTCACCGGCTATTACGACACCTACAACGTCGAGCGGGCGAGGGAGGAGGCAAAGAGCGCGAAGGAGAGGGAGAGGGGACTGGCGCAGCAGATTATCTTTCAGGTCTACGCGGGTTATTACACTCTCGTCACCGCCGGAGAGAAGGTAAAGACCTCCGACGACCTTCTAACCAGCGCGCAGGAGGCCGAAGAGGTCGCCCTCGGCCGCTATCAGGAGGGCGTAGGCACGATAGTCGATCTCCTCACGGCGCAGGCGGCCCTCTTTGACGCCCGCTCGCAGGGGGTGCAGACGAGGTGGGAGTGGTACACCTCTCTAGCCCAACTCGCGCACGACACGGGTCTTCTCGGCCTTCACGGCGAATCAAACCTGTAAATCCAATGAATTTATGCCACTGCCAAAAGGCGGTTAAGTATTCAGGAGCAGTGATGACGAAAAAACTTTTCTCGGGTTACCGGGCTTTGGCGGTTGTGCTGCTGCTGGCCTTTGCACTCTTCGCATTAACCGGCTGTTCAAAAAAGGAGGGGGACAAGGGAACCGCTCCGTCCGCCGCGTCTCCCCAGTCCGCCTCTCCCGGCGCGGCAAAACGCCCGCCGGTCCCGGTTGTCGTCGCGAAGGCCCAAAAGGCCGATTTCCCGGTGTCGGTGAACGTGGTCGGCACCGTCGAGCCTCTGCGCTCCTCTCAGGTCCGCTCCCAGATCGGCGGTCTCATCACCGAGGTGCGCTTCAGGGAGGGCGACGCCGTCAAAAGCGGGCAGGTGCTCTTCCAGATCGACCCGAGGCCGATAAAAGGGAACATCAAGCAGCTCGAAGCCGAGCTTTCGCGCTGGGAAGCGCAGGCGAGGAGCGCCGAGTCGCAGCTTCGCGCCCTCGAAGCGCAGGCGAAGACCGCCGAGTCGCAGGTGCGCACCACCGAGGCTCAGGCAAAGGTCGCAGAGGCGCAGTCGAAGACCGCCGAAGCGCAGGCCAGCCTCGCCGGGGCGCAGGAAAAACGTTATCAGACCCTGATGGAGAAGGATTTCGTCACAAAGGAGCAGTTCGAGCAGGTAAAGACAGGCTCGACCGCCGCCGAATCCTCTCTTACCGCAAGCAAGGCGACCATTGAGGCAACCCGTTCCAGCGCGGAGGCTTCCCGCTCCAACGCCGAGGCGCTAAGGGCCCAGGTGGAGGCGGCGAGAGCTTCGGTCGAGTCGGCGAAAGCTTCGGGTGAGGCGACCGGAGCCGCTATCGAGAACGCGAAAATCCAGCTCGGCTACACAACCCTCACCGCGCCCTTTTCCGGCCTCGCCGGTTCTATTTCGGCGAGGGCAGGCGACCTCGTAAAGGCCAACGACGCGAGCCTCGTCACCCTGAACCAGCTAAACCCGATACTTGTCCGCTTCGCCATTCCCGAGGGTGACCTCCCGGACGTGATGCGCTACAGGAAGGAAGGGACGCTGAAAGTCAAGGCCGAGCTTCCCGGCCGCCTTGGCGAAACGCGCGAGGGCAAGATAGTCTTCGTGGACAACGCCGTTGACCGCGCCACCGGCACCATAGCGCTTAAGGCGGAGTTCGAGAATTCCGACGGGGCTCTCTGGCCGGGCCAGTTCACCAACCTTCGCCTCACTCTCTACACCCTCGGCGGCGCGGTGCTCGCGCCCTCCCCAGCGATTCAGACCGGGCAGAAGGGGCCGTACCTCTACGTCGTCGGCGCGGACATGACCGCATCCCTCCGTCCCGTCAGGCCGGGGCCCTCGGAAGGCTCTCTGACCGTGATCGAAGAGGGACTGGCCGCCGACGAGACCGTCGTCGTGGACGGGCAGCTAAGGCTCACTCCCGGCGCTACGGTTATGATCAAGCCGCCCGTGGGCGCTACGTCCGAAACCTCAAAGGAAGCCGCCAAGTGAGCGTCTCCGGCCTCTTTATAAAGCGCCCGGTCATGACGACCCTCCTCATGCTGGGCATAATCCTCTTCGGCGCGATGGCGTACAGATATCTGCCCGTCAACGACCTGCCGAACGTCGATTTCCCCACCATTCAGGTCAACGCCAGTCTCTCGGGAGCTAACCCGGAGACGATGGCCTCCGCCGTCGCCACCCCGCTGGAAAAGCAGTTTTCGACGATAGCGGGCATCGACCAGATGACCTCCAGTTCGTCCACCGGCTCGACCTCGATAACCATGACCTTCAACCTCGACAGGGATATCGACGCGGCGGCGCAGGACGTTCAGGCGGCGATAGCCAAGACCCTTTCGCAACTTCCCCGCGAGATAACCACGCCTTCCTACCAGAAGGTCAACCCGGCCGACCAGCCCATACTCTTTCTGGCTCTCAGTTCCGACACCCTTCCTCTTCCGGCGCTGAACGAGTACGCCGATACCATGATAGCGCAGAGGGTCTCCACCCTTCCCGGCGTGGCGCAGGTGCAGATCTACGGTTCTCAGAAATACGCCGTGAGAATAAAGCTCGATCCGAAGCTGCTCGCGACAAAGGGAATCGGCATCGAAGAGGTAGCGAGCGCGGTGCGCCTCGGCAACGTCAACATGCCCACCGGCACCCTCTGGGGACCCGATCAGGCGCTCATGATACGCGCCACGGGGCAGCTTGAGGACGCAAAGGGTTTCCGGCAGCTTATTGTCGCCTATAGGGGCGGCTCCCCGGTGCGCCTTGCCGACCTCGGCGAGGTCTACGACAGCGTCCAGAACGACAAGGTCGCGAGCTGGTTCGTGAAGGACCGCGCCATCGTGCTGGCCATCCAGCGCCAGCCCGGCACCAACACCGTCGCCGTCGCCGATTCGGTGAAAAATACCCTCGGCTCAATACTCGAACAACTCCCGGCCTCGGTAAAGGTGGACGTGCTCTATGACCGCTCCCAGTCCATCCGCGCCTCGGTGGACGAGGTCAAGTTCACTCTCATACTGACCTTCTTCCTCGTAATACTGGTCATCTTCGTATTCCTCCGAAACCTCTCGGCCACTCTCATACCCAGCGTCGCGCTGCCTCTCTCCATAGTCGGCACCTTCGCCGCGATGTATTTCTTCGGTTTCAGCATAGACAATCTCTCGCTGATGGCGCTGACCCTTTCGCTGGGTTTCGTCGTTGACGACGCCATAGTCATGCTCGAAAACATCGTCCGCCATATGGAGATGGGGAAAAATCCCTTCAAGGCGGCGGAGGACGGGGCAAAAGAGGTCGGCTTCACGATCATCTCGATGACGATCTCCCTTGCGGCGGTCTTTATCCCCCTCGTTTTCATGAGCGGCATCATCGGGAGGCTCTTTCGGGAGTTCGCGGTAGTCATAAGCGTCGCCATCCTCATCTCCGGCGTCGTCTCCCTTACCCTTACGCCGATGCTCTGCAGCCGCTTCCTCAAAAGCCACGCCGGGGTGAAACACGGCCCGCTTTTCCAGTTCTTCGAGAAAGGGTTCGACCTCAGCCTGCGGTACTACGAACGGAGCCTTCGCTGGTTCGTCCGCCACAGGAAGACCGCGCTGGTCTTTTCGCTGCTCATCCTGCTCGGGACGGTTCAGCTTGCGAGGATGGTGCCCAAGGGGTTTTTGCCGAGCGAAGACATAAACATGATCTCCGGCATCACCGAGGGAGCCGAGGGCATCTCTTTCGATTCGATGGTGAAGCACCAGCAGGCGGTTGGGGAGGTTGTCGCCAAAAACCCCAACGTCGCCGCCTTCATGTCCTCCGCCGGTTCGGGAAGCTCCTCGAATCAGGGCAGAATGTTCCTTCGCCTGAAAGACCGCGAGGAGAGAACAACGAGCGCCACGGAGGTAATCGAACAGCTTCGCCCCGAACTGGGTCAGATTCCCGGAATCAGGGCCTTCTTCATGGTGCCGCCGCCCATACGCCTCAGCGGAACCTTCTCCAAGGCCAGCTACCAGTATACCCTTCAGGGACCAAGCCTCGACAGCCTCTACGAATCGGCTCCCGCGCTGGAGGCCAGGCTCCGTGAAAACCCGCTCCTCATGGACGTGACGAGCGACCTCCTGCTCAAGAACCCGCAGGTTACGGTGGAAATCGACCGCGACAGGGCCAGCGCCCTCGGAATCTCCG
This genomic interval from bacterium contains the following:
- a CDS encoding efflux RND transporter permease subunit gives rise to the protein MSVSGLFIKRPVMTTLLMLGIILFGAMAYRYLPVNDLPNVDFPTIQVNASLSGANPETMASAVATPLEKQFSTIAGIDQMTSSSSTGSTSITMTFNLDRDIDAAAQDVQAAIAKTLSQLPREITTPSYQKVNPADQPILFLALSSDTLPLPALNEYADTMIAQRVSTLPGVAQVQIYGSQKYAVRIKLDPKLLATKGIGIEEVASAVRLGNVNMPTGTLWGPDQALMIRATGQLEDAKGFRQLIVAYRGGSPVRLADLGEVYDSVQNDKVASWFVKDRAIVLAIQRQPGTNTVAVADSVKNTLGSILEQLPASVKVDVLYDRSQSIRASVDEVKFTLILTFFLVILVIFVFLRNLSATLIPSVALPLSIVGTFAAMYFFGFSIDNLSLMALTLSLGFVVDDAIVMLENIVRHMEMGKNPFKAAEDGAKEVGFTIISMTISLAAVFIPLVFMSGIIGRLFREFAVVISVAILISGVVSLTLTPMLCSRFLKSHAGVKHGPLFQFFEKGFDLSLRYYERSLRWFVRHRKTALVFSLLILLGTVQLARMVPKGFLPSEDINMISGITEGAEGISFDSMVKHQQAVGEVVAKNPNVAAFMSSAGSGSSSNQGRMFLRLKDREERTTSATEVIEQLRPELGQIPGIRAFFMVPPPIRLSGTFSKASYQYTLQGPSLDSLYESAPALEARLRENPLLMDVTSDLLLKNPQVTVEIDRDRASALGISADQIENTLYYAYGARQVSTIYTPTNQYWVIMQVLPQYQLDPAGLDILYVRNTRGDQVPLSVVTSLKRSIGPLSVNHAGQLPAVTISFNTRPGVSLGDAVASVQKTAGEVLPSEITGSFSGTAQAFQSSQAGMATLLLLAILVIYMVLGILYESFIHPLTILSGLPFAGFGALLTLYLFKMELNVYSYVGLIMLIGVVKKNAIMMVDFAIEAERKEGKEPMEAILEACVIRFRPIMMTTMAALMGTLPIALGYGAGAESRRPLGLAVVGGLAFSQFITLYVTPVFYTYLDGAQRRMKNLFRGKKEQQHHV
- a CDS encoding efflux RND transporter periplasmic adaptor subunit, coding for MNLCHCQKAVKYSGAVMTKKLFSGYRALAVVLLLAFALFALTGCSKKEGDKGTAPSAASPQSASPGAAKRPPVPVVVAKAQKADFPVSVNVVGTVEPLRSSQVRSQIGGLITEVRFREGDAVKSGQVLFQIDPRPIKGNIKQLEAELSRWEAQARSAESQLRALEAQAKTAESQVRTTEAQAKVAEAQSKTAEAQASLAGAQEKRYQTLMEKDFVTKEQFEQVKTGSTAAESSLTASKATIEATRSSAEASRSNAEALRAQVEAARASVESAKASGEATGAAIENAKIQLGYTTLTAPFSGLAGSISARAGDLVKANDASLVTLNQLNPILVRFAIPEGDLPDVMRYRKEGTLKVKAELPGRLGETREGKIVFVDNAVDRATGTIALKAEFENSDGALWPGQFTNLRLTLYTLGGAVLAPSPAIQTGQKGPYLYVVGADMTASLRPVRPGPSEGSLTVIEEGLAADETVVVDGQLRLTPGATVMIKPPVGATSETSKEAAK